The sequence below is a genomic window from Streptomyces sp. NBC_00289.
CGACCTTGGTGCTGCCGTCGACGTCGTAGGAGAACAGGACCCGCTCCGCCTCCCTGCGCTCCACGCGATAGCCGTGGCGCGGAACGTTCGGCCCATCCATGTCGAAGTACGCCGTCAGCCCCTCCTCCGGCGTCGCACCGCCGTCGCCCGAGCCCCATTCGCCGCCCGCCTCACCGGAGGTGATCTCCCCGTCGCACTCCAGGGCCCGGCCCGCGGCACCCGCCGACAGCCGGACGGCACGCGCGCTGTCCTCGTCGAGGTTCCGGGCGGCCACGTACAGCGGACCGCTGTACGGCGTGGCGGGGGGCGTCCCCTCCACGACGGGGTCGCTCTCCCCGGCGGCACACCCCGCCGCCGTCATCGCCGTCATCGCCGCCGCTGCCGCCACCAGTCCTCTGCGCATACCCACCCCTGTTCGCCCGTCTGACTCCCGGTACTCCGACGCGGCGGGGCGGGGATACGTTCGCCGGTCAGTGGGCCGCCGCCTGGAACGTACGCCGGTACGCCTGCGGCGACACCCCGATCGCCGCGTGCAGGTGCTGGCGCAGGGAGGCACCCGTCGCGAAGCCGACCCGGCCGGCGATCTGGTCCACGGACAGGTCGCTGGACTCCAGCAGATGGCGGGCCCGGGCGACCCGCTGCTGGATCAGCCAGCGGCCCGGACTGAGGCCGACCTCGTCGTGGAAGCGGCGGGCGAAGGTACGCAGGCTCATCCGGGCGTGGGCGGCCAGGTCGGTCAGCGTCAGGGGTTCTCCGAGGCGGGCGAGGGCCCAGGCGCGGGTCGCGGCGGTGCCGGCGGCGCCCTGCTCGGGCACCGGCTGTTCGATGTACTGCGCCTGGCCGCCGTCCCGGAACGGCGGGACGACACAGCGGCGGGCGACCTTGTTGGCCAGTTCGCTGCCGTGGTCCTTGCGCACCAGGTGCAGGCAGACGTCGACGCCGGAGGCGGCCCCGGCCGAGGTCAGGATCCGGTCGTCGTCGACGAAGAGGACGTCGGGGTCGAGCGCGATGTGCGGGTACCTGTCGCGGAAGAGGTCGGCGACCTGCCAGTGGGTGGTGGCCCGGTGGCCGTCGAGCAGCCCCGCGGCGGCCAGCACGAAGGCGCCGGTGCAGATGGAGACGATGCGCGCGTCGGGGCGGATGTGCGCGAGGGCGGAGCCGACCTCGTCCGGCAGCTCGGCCATCACCTTCGAGGGCGAGACCGGCGCGATCACCACCGTGTCGGCCGTGGCGAGCGCCTCGGGCCCGTGCTCGACGGTGATGCCGAAGTCCGCGTTGCTGCGCACCGGAAGTCCGTCGACGCTGCACGTGAGCACCTCGTACCGGCCGTCGGCGGCGCCGAAGATCCGGCTGGGGATGCCCAGTTCGAAGGGATAGACGCCGTCCAGCGCCAGGACCACGATGCGTTCCACATGCTGCATGGCACGATCTTATCGAAGGTTGGCAATTCTGCCATTTTCATGTGGGGCCGCCACCGGCAGGCTGATCCACCATGAGCACTGTGAACACCATGCGAGTCATCAGCCAGGACACCCTCGGCGGCCCCGAGGTCCTCGGCGTCAAAGAAGTGGAGCGCCCGTCGCCGCGGCCGAACGAGGTGCTGGTCCGGGTCCGCGCGGCCGGCCTCAACCCCACCGACTGGAAGCACCGGGCCAACGGCGGCTTCCTCGGAGAGCCGCCCTTCGTCCTCGGCTGGGACGTCTCCGGCGTGGTCGAGGCCGTGGGCATCGGGGTCGCCCGGTTCGCGCCCGGCGACGAGGTCTTCGGCCTGCTGCCGTACCCGTTCGGGCACGGCTCGCACGCCGAGTACGTCATCGCGCCCGCCCGCGCCCTCGCGCCGAAGCCGGCCGTGATCGACCACACGCAGGCGGGCGCACTGCCGCTGGTCTCGCTGACCGCGTGGCAGGCCCTGGTCGAGACGGCCGACGTGCAACCGGGACAGCGGGTGCTGGTCCACGCGGCGGCCGGCGGGGTCGGGCACGTGGCCGTGCAGATCGCCAAGGCGCGGGGCGCGTACGTGATCGGCACCGCGAGCGCCGGCAAGCACGACTTCCTGCGGGAGCTCGGCGTGGACGAGACGATCGACTACCGGGAGACCGACTTCACCGAGGCCGTGAAGGACGTGGACGTCGTTCTGGACACGCTCGGCGGCGAGTACTCCACGCGCTCGCTGCGGGTGCTGCGCCCCGGCGGGATCGTCGTCTCGATCCTGCCGGTCGGCTCGGACGACTTCCCGCGGGAGGCGGAGCGGCTGGGCGTACGGGCGGTGCGGATGCTGGTCGACGCCTCCCGCACCGGGCTGCGGGCGATCGCGGAGCTCGTCGAGGCGGGGAAGCTGCGCGCCACGATCGCCGGCACGTTCCCGCT
It includes:
- a CDS encoding GlxA family transcriptional regulator, with protein sequence MQHVERIVVLALDGVYPFELGIPSRIFGAADGRYEVLTCSVDGLPVRSNADFGITVEHGPEALATADTVVIAPVSPSKVMAELPDEVGSALAHIRPDARIVSICTGAFVLAAAGLLDGHRATTHWQVADLFRDRYPHIALDPDVLFVDDDRILTSAGAASGVDVCLHLVRKDHGSELANKVARRCVVPPFRDGGQAQYIEQPVPEQGAAGTAATRAWALARLGEPLTLTDLAAHARMSLRTFARRFHDEVGLSPGRWLIQQRVARARHLLESSDLSVDQIAGRVGFATGASLRQHLHAAIGVSPQAYRRTFQAAAH
- a CDS encoding NADP-dependent oxidoreductase, with product MSTVNTMRVISQDTLGGPEVLGVKEVERPSPRPNEVLVRVRAAGLNPTDWKHRANGGFLGEPPFVLGWDVSGVVEAVGIGVARFAPGDEVFGLLPYPFGHGSHAEYVIAPARALAPKPAVIDHTQAGALPLVSLTAWQALVETADVQPGQRVLVHAAAGGVGHVAVQIAKARGAYVIGTASAGKHDFLRELGVDETIDYRETDFTEAVKDVDVVLDTLGGEYSTRSLRVLRPGGIVVSILPVGSDDFPREAERLGVRAVRMLVDASRTGLRAIAELVEAGKLRATIAGTFPLADAAEAHALGDTGRTTGKLVLVVD